The following are encoded in a window of Podospora pseudoanserina strain CBS 124.78 chromosome 6, whole genome shotgun sequence genomic DNA:
- a CDS encoding hypothetical protein (EggNog:ENOG503PU2Z), with protein sequence MTSTLTLTKPRRRGKKIVPLRNIRRIRSEDIIHHSMASSSSQPQEAGQQKTLTTKASNESLATASTVVPDSEATTTGKQPQAPTRYLYYEKVGEPDPNYVPKPPSKLAKFMAKFQSPMVKATEAKRQAEIDEEKRTGIKVYTPAGAPMGSGQHIGNALS encoded by the coding sequence ATGACATCCACGTTAACTTTGACGAAGCCCAGACGCCGCGGAAAGAAGATCGTGCCACTCCGCAATATCAGAAGAATAAGATCAGAagacatcatccaccacagcatggcttcctcctcctcccagcctcAAGAGGCAGGCCAACAAAAgactctcaccaccaaagcctcCAATGAATCCCTCGCCACCGCCTCGACGGTAGTCCCCGACAGCGAGGCCACCACAACGGGAAAGCAACCACAGGCACCGACTCGGTACCTCTACTATGAGAAAGTGGGGGAGCCAGACCCGAACTATGTCCCCAAGCCGCCCTCAAAACTGGCCAAGTTCATGGCCAAATTCCAGAGCCCGATGGTGAAAGCGACAGAGGCCAAGAGACAGGCCGAgattgacgaggagaagagaacGGGCATCAAGGTTTATACTCCGGCTGGGGCGCCGATGGGGAGTGGGCAGCACATTGGGAATGCGTTGAGTTAA
- a CDS encoding hypothetical protein (COG:I; EggNog:ENOG503NX21) — MHSLREGILDGTGNDSSSAVKSTGPSFSLKAILRGLRHILWPKAASADSSPRQLRPTAYLDGLRGFAAFLVYIHHHQLWAHGAESLQSAVYFENAYGFDGEFRLSTFYGVRNFFTGGHMAVAVFYVISGYVLSVKPLALMQSGEHLKLADNLASAFFRRWFRLYLPIIATTLVYITSWHLFGYWNFACPPKETFGDELWNWYVEFKNFSFLFKEGGWIWVKANTHTWSIPLEMRGSVITYMACMALSRATTKARLVCLVVLVGYYLYVVDGYYGALFVAGMLQADLDLLARREGGYFPGWLRRLERHKTFIYYHLFVVSMYLAGVPSATNKVEDLRANPGWYWLSYLKPQAVFDPKWFYLFWAANMLVAAVPRMGWLRRWFEGRFCQFLGRISFAFYLVHGPILATVGDRLYHVVGWGRPVEAGEVDMLAAWRDLLPLPKVGPIGLEFSFLVPHLILLPLTFWVADIVTRMVDEPSVKFAAWLYKRVQGGGKPEMKPESNEMMLRLA; from the coding sequence ATGCACTCCCTCCGCGAAGGCATCCTAGACGGCACGGGAAacgactcctcctccgccgtcaaGTCAACCGgcccttccttctccctcaaagCCATCCTCCGCGGCCTCCGGCACATCCTCTGGCCAAAAGCCGCCTCGGCAGACAGCTCTCCGCGACAGCTCCGACCAACAGCCTACCTCGACGGTCTGCGCGGGTTCGCCGCCTTTCTGGTGTacatccaccatcaccagctctGGGCTCACGGCGCGGAGAGCCTGCAGTCTGCAGTCTACTTTGAGAACGCCTACGGTTTCGACGGGGAGTTTCGGCTGTCTACATTTTATGGCGTTAGGAACTTTTTTACCGGGGGGCACATGGCTGTGGCCGTGTTTTATGTCATCTCGGGTTATGTCCTTTCCGTCAAGCCGCTGGCGTTGATGCAGAGCGGGGAGCATCTCAAGCTGGCGGATAATTTGGCATCGGCGTTTTTCCGGAGGTGGTTTAGGTTGTATCTGCCTATTATTGCCACTACGCTTGTTTACATCACCTCGTGGCATCTTTTTGGGTACTGGAACTTTGCCTGCCCTCCCAAGGAGACGTTCGGGGACGAGCTGTGGAATTGGTATGTCGAGTTCAAAAACTTTTCGTTCTTGTTcaaagaagggggttggatCTGGGTCAAGGCGAACACGCATACCTGGTCGATACCGCTCGAGATGAGGGGCAGCGTGATCACTTACATGGCTTGCATGGCGCTCTCCCGGGCGACGACTAAGGCGAGACTGGTGTGTTTGGTTGTGTTGGTGGGGTATTACCTTTatgtggtggatgggtaTTACGGGGCGTTGTTTGTCGCGGGGATGTTGCAGGCGGATTTGGacttgttggcgaggagggagggggggtatttTCCTGGTtggctgaggaggttggagaggcaCAAGACATTTATTTACTATCATCTTTTTGTGGTGAGCATGTACCTTGCCGGTGTGCCGTCGGCGACGAacaaggtggaggatttgaggGCGAATCCGGGGTGGTATTGGTTGAGTTATCTCAAGCCGCAGGCGGTGTTTGATCCGAAGTGGTTTTATCTGTTTTGGGCGGCGAATatgctggtggcggcggtgccgaggatggggtggttgaggaggtggtttgaGGGGAGGTTTTGCcagtttttggggaggatttCGTTCGCGTTTTATTTGGTGCATGGGCCGATTTTGGCGACGGTTGGGGATCGGCTGTATCAtgttgttggatgggggaggccggtcgaggctggggaggtggacatGCTGGCGGCGTGGAGGGATttgttgccgttgcccaAGGTTGGGCCGATCGGGTTGGAGTTTTCGTTTTTGGTGCCGCATTTGATCTTGTTGCCGTTGACATTTTGGGTGGCGGATATTgtgacgaggatggtggaCGAGCCTTCGGTCAAGTTTGCGGCTTGGCTTTATAAAAGGGTtcagggaggagggaaaccAGAGATGAAGCCAGAGAGTAACGAGATGATGCTGAGACTGGCTTGA
- a CDS encoding hypothetical protein (EggNog:ENOG503PFIR; COG:S), which yields MYFFSLLPLLITATTSSPSPGGQVLPRQSSPPPTNPSFISTILATANAYRSAHAARPLTWDANLAAFALEKANGCRLNHAGPYGENAYWSWYYPPTHQPDFTAEIGWAFEVWNSQEEIDAYVAGDLLGGAHFTQTVWKATERVGCAFSGER from the exons ATGTACTTtttctccctccttcccctcctcatcacagccaccacctcctccccttccccggGTGGCCAAGTCCTTCCCCGACagtcctccccacccccgaccaacccctccttcatctcGACCATCCTCGCCACAGCCAACGCCTACCGCTCCGCCCACGCCGCCCGCCCGCTGACCTGGGACGCGAACCTCGCCGCTTTTGCGTTGGAAAAGGCGAATGGATGCCGGCTTAACCATGCC GGCCCATACGGCGAAAACGCCTACTGGTCATGGTACTACCCGCCTACGCACCAACCTGATTTTACAGCGGAGATAGGCTGGGCGTTTGAGGTCTGGAACTcgcaggaggagattgatgcTTATGTTGCTGGGGACTTGCTGGGGGGAGCGCACTTTACGCAGACGGTTTGGAAGGCTAcggagagggttgggtgtgCTTTTAGCGGGGAGAG ATAG
- a CDS encoding hypothetical protein (COG:I; EggNog:ENOG503NYUS) encodes MIGSGAWGPRQGVGARNHLAADWRGLDLSLALSLSLLPDLVILLLVYPPLLSSTFSFVSRPHLLLVSSCLVTLAFLLERYIPVGTGVRRCRPTALFQTTAHRLVSQLTTPSTVVWPRSLFSHVIPPGNHDSFTELTSSFTFA; translated from the exons ATGATTGGATCTGGGGCCTGGGGACCCCGGCAAGGTGTCGGCGCTAG GAACCACTTGGCCGCCGATTGGAGGGGCCTAGACCTCTctcttgctctctctctctctctcctacCTGACCTCGTGATACTGCTACTCGTgtatcctcctcttctctcttccacTTTTTCCTTCGTCTCGAGACCTCACCTCCTGCTCGTCTCGTCTTGTCTCGTCACACTCGCTTTTTTGCTCGAGAGATACATCCCAGTGGGGACTGGGGTCAGGCGTTGTCGCCCAACGGCACTTTTCCAGACTACGGCACACCGACTCGTCAGCCAGCTCACGACTCCAAGTACTGTTGTCTGGCCGCGCTCGCTATTTTCCCACGTCATACCACCGGGAAACCACGATTCATTCACGGAATTGACGAGTAGCTTCACTTTCGCTTGA
- a CDS encoding hypothetical protein (COG:I; CAZy:GT32; EggNog:ENOG503NYUS) — protein sequence MMSKLGSPLGSPTLAATTAQFRNRLPTQFRRCLPIYVAAIILIFFTFNLNLFHSRVREVTSNAAALARPPVPVVAAPAVPITPVGPAQTPKAVRTEFPRKIWQTWKVNPLRFEERDINTARSWVGKNPDYRYEVLTDDNDMKYVEWHFGPEGFNRPDIVNFYRDVKAAIVKADLLRYIVMYAEGGLYADIDVEALKPLSKFIPDRYNVKDIDMVIGVEIDEPDWKDHPILGPKSRSFCQWTFMCKPQLPVMMRLIEQIMTWLNGVAKEQNVPLADVKLDFDQIISGTGPSAFTTAILAEMDLHKEDPNIKVDWDLFHDLQESKLVSRTLVLTVEAFAAGQGHSDSGNHDARAALVRHHYHASNWPSRHPRYSHPAYGEVEKCNWNDECVKTWDKNVEAFAKMTEEEQRKIVAQKEQERKEAAEKAKAEEEKRKKDREEAEKRKKEEEEKKRKEAEAKKAEAQEAKRKEEEEKRKEEEKKGWLHFS from the coding sequence ATGATGTCCAAACTTGGTTCCCCATTGGGGTCGCCAACCTTGGCCGCCACCACAGCTCAGTTCCGCAACCGCCTACCAACACAGTTCCGCCGTTGCCTCCCAATATACGTTgccgccatcatcctcatcttcttcacctttaACCTGAACCTTTTCCACTCGCGTGTTCGCGAAGTCACCTCGaacgccgccgccctcgcccgtCCACCGGTCCCGGTGGTGGCTGCGCCAGCTGTGCCCATCACGCCAGTAGGACCAGCTCAGACCCCCAAGGCCGTCCGCACCGAGTTCCCCAGAAAGATTTGGCAGACATGGAAGGTCAACCCTCTTAGATTCGAGGAGCGTGACATCAATACCGCCCGCTCATGGGTTGGCAAGAACCCCGATTACCGATACGAGGTGTTGACCGACGACAATGACATGAAGTACGTCGAGTGGCACTTTGGCCCCGAGGGCTTCAACCGCCCCGACATTGTCAACTTTTACCGCGACGTCAAGGCTGCCATTGTCAAGGCCGATCTCCTCCGCTACATCGTCATGTATGCCGAGGGTGGTCTGTACGCCGATATCGATGTCGAGGCCTTGAAGCCTCTCTCCAAGTTCATCCCCGATCGTTACAACGTCAAGGATATCGATATGGTTATTGGCGTCGAGATTGATGAGCCTGACTGGAAGGATCACCCCATTCTTGGTCCCAAGTCGCGTTCTTTCTGCCAGTGGACCTTCATGTGCAAGCCCCAGCTGCCCGTCATGATGAGACTCATTGAGCAGATCATGACATGGCTCAATGGTGTTGCCAAGGAGCAGAACGTCCCTCTTGCCGACGTCAAGCTCGATTTCGACCAGATCATCAGCGGTACTGGTCCATCTgccttcaccaccgccattcTCGCCGAGATGGATCTTCACAAGGAGGACCCCAACATCAAGGTCGACTGGGATCTCTTTCACGACCTCCAGGAATCCAAGCTCGTGAGCCGCACCCTCGTCCTCACCGTCGAGGCTTTCGCTGCCGGCCAAGGCCACTCGGATTCAGGCAACCACGACGCCCGAGCTGCTCTCGTCAGACACCACTACCACGCTTCCAACTGGCCCAGCAGACATCCCCGCTACAGCCACCCTGCCtatggtgaggttgagaagtGCAACTGGAACGATGAGTGCGTCAAGACCTGGGACAAGAACGTCGAGGCCTTTGCCAAgatgaccgaggaggagcagaggaagaTTGTCGCGCAGAAGGAGCAAGAAAGGAAGGAGGCCgccgagaaggccaaggctgaagaggagaagagaaagaaggaccgtgaggaggccgagaagaggaagaaggaggaggaggaaaagaagaggaaagaagCCGAAGCGAAAAAGGCCGAAGCCCAAGAGGCCAAGcgcaaggaggaagaggagaagagaaaggaggaggaaaagaaggggtgGCTGCATTTTTCATGA
- a CDS encoding hypothetical protein (EggNog:ENOG503NW4K) — translation MQTKTLLLAILASVASARFGQEGLVQSVIQALGAFGPPGAAGTLAGQTPSVLLAGASACAKLELADEIVATLGNDPQVIAGAAALVAAEKNFNPFAVDIPTICSNAALPATPELRGIIPLVDPAVEGADIQNANSAASLQAPLADAGLSVADISRAAGFENFEEQA, via the exons ATGCAAACCaagaccctcctcctcgccatcctggCCTCTGTTGCCTCTGCCCGTTTCGGACAGGAAGGCCTCGTCCAAAGCGTCATCCAAGCTCTCGGCGCTTTCGGTCCCCCAGGCGCAGCTGGTACCCTCGCCGGCCAGACCCCCAGCGTGCTCCTTGCTGGCGCCAGTGCTTGTGCCAAG CTCGAACTGGCCGACGAGATTGTTGCCACCCTAGGCAACGACCCCCAGGTCATcgccggtgccgccgccCTGGTTGCCGCGGAGAAGAACTTCAACCCTTTCGCTGTTGACATCCCCACCATCTGCAGCAATGCTGCTTTGCCGGCTACTCCTGAGTTGAGGGGAATCATTCCCTTGGTTGATCCTGCCGTGGAGGGGGCTGATATTCAGAATGCCAACTCGGCAGCGAGCTTGCAGGCTCCGTTGGCGGATGCGGGGTTGAGTGTGGCTGATATTTCGAGGGCGGCTGGGTTTGAGAATTTTGAGGAGCAGGCTTAG
- a CDS encoding hypothetical protein (EggNog:ENOG503PA6I; COG:Q) encodes MASPSPVSEWLTERPYTSTFIAIAMLLLPTISLLRSSGDKTAVPKLPSTIPYVTNTYHYMTNMKTFYERSKAQLRKTSKNILAWNLTPWMKVYLVTSPRHIQALFRPNPAISSDKFFHLIYENLWGASLADREKFLNDNSGRGKVPLPGYENVPPEQRYFAGMHAVFHDHLNATAKSNMLAAIYQRFFAEELEGKFPLGEGVVEGVQQLLNVHMATAATATLAGKGILARWPKLIDWLWDFDKVAASLVWGLPRWMNRSALETRDSLRHACKQYIEEELAKGFDLEADHGNWEPIMGSTFQREMIRWMKQGGFSTEAMGASTMVAMLFGTNANSIPVTVWCLMEVIEDKSLLEAVQEEVNTVLETDPDTGARTINMQKLLALPLLQSIYVECIRLHVSMNVTREAIAPVKLGDFTLDKGSLIQACTEISHLDEEVWGDEDHPATEFWAARHLKYVDETDENGNVKKVPQFSMAGRQNDWFPYGGGISICPGRHFAKQEIMLTTAIIVARFDLELVGWVNKDGTPSDRPAQNDVKYAGAASVPPDREMRVRFTRRW; translated from the exons ATGGCGTCTCCTTCCCCCGTGAGTGAATGGCTCACTGAGCGGCCTTACACGTCAACTTTCATAGCCATCGCCATGCTGCTCCTCCCTACCATCTCACTCCTCCGCTCATCTGGCGACAAGACCGCGGTTCCCAAACTCCCTTCTACCATCCCCTATGTCACAAACACATACCACTACATGACAAACATGAAGACATTCTACGAGCGCTCCAA AGCTCAGCTCCGAAAAACTTCCAAAAATATCCTCGCCTGGAACCTCACACCCTGGATGAAAGTCTACCTCGTCACCTCCCCGCGCCACATCCAAGCCCTCTTCCGACCCAATCCCGCCATTTCGTCAGATAAATTCTTCCACCTGATCTATGAGAACTTGTGGGGCGCTTCCCTTGCCGACCGCGAAAAGTTTCTCAACGACAACTCTGGGCGAGGGAAGGTGCCGTTGCCGGGCTACGAAAACGTTCCTCCTGAGCAGAGGTACTTTGCGGGGATGCATGCCGTTTTCCATGATCACCTCAATGCAACGGCCAAGTCGAATATGCTCGCAGCCATATACCAGCGCTTCTTTGCGGAAGAGTTGGAAGGGAAGTTTCCG CTCGGAGAAGGCGTTGTCGAGGGCGTCCAACAACTGTTGAATGTCCACATGGCAaccgcagcaacagcaaccctAGCCGGCAAAGGCATCCTCGCCCGCTGGCCAAAACTAATCGACTGGCTCTGGGATTTTGACAAAGTCGCCGCCAGCCTTGTCTGGGGTCTTCCGCGGTGGATGAACCGCTCCGCTCTGGAAACTCGGGACAGTCTTCGCCACGCCTGCAAACAGTACATCGAGGAAGAACTCGCGAAGGGCTTCGATCTAGAGGCTGACCACGGCAACTGGGAGCCAATCATGGGCTCGACCTTCCAACGGGAAATGATACGGTGGATGAAGCAAGGCGGGTTCAGCACCGAGGCGATGGGTGCCTCGACCATGGTGGCGATGCTCTTCGGAACAAACGCCAACAGTATTCCCGTCACCGTTTGGTGTCTGATGGAGGTCATCGAAGACAAGTCACTGCTCGAGGCTGTCCAGGAAGAGGTCAACACCGTGCTGGAAACTGACCCCGATACAGGAGCACGCACAATTAATATGCAGAAACTGCTGGCGTTGCCCCTTTTACAGTCTATCTACGTAGAGTGCATACGCCTCCACGTCTCCATGAACGTCACCCGCGAGGCGATAGCCCCGGTCAAGCTAGGGGATTTTACCCTTGACAAGGGATCGCTCATCCAAGCCTGCACCGAAATTTCCCATCTTGACGAGGAGGTCTGGGGCGACGAGGACCATCCCGCGACAGAGTTTTGGGCAGCACGACACCTCAAGTACGTCGACGAGACAGACGAAAATGGCAACGTGAAGAAAGTGCCGCAGTTCTCCATGGCGGGAAGGCAGAATGATTGGTTTCCGTATG GCGGCGGTATCTCGATTTGTCCCGGACGACACTTTGCCAAGCAAGAGATCATGCTGACAACAGCCATCATTGTGGCGAGATTTGATCTTGAATTGGTCGGATGGGTTAATAAAGACGGGACTCCCTCTGACAGACCGGCGCAAAACGATGTCAAGTATGCTGGTGCGGCTTCTGTGCCGCCTGATCGGGAGATGAGGGTGCGGTTTACGCGTCGATGGTAA
- a CDS encoding hypothetical protein (EggNog:ENOG503P1ZJ; COG:Q): MADSTHYSPIAKASWPWTGKLTEDLAAWSPKFRIIALEPHGQMRDFLAQKRLQNVTVMDGLAQHIPLPDESVDCVLAAQVAQHFAFHWFASVQSLSEICRVLKPRGSLGLIWNVEDYNSPRSFQVQTKWEEQLREIIWALDDGQPRLKSEMWQSAFDSSVAKQLFRLPLNLETWRLS; encoded by the exons ATGGCAGATTCCACCCACTATTCCCCGATCGCTAAGGCAAGCTGGCCTT GGACCGGGAAGTTGACGGAAGATCTGGCTGCGTGGTCTCCCAAATTCCGCATCATTGCTCTCGAGCCACACGGACAGATGAGGGACTTCCTTGCTCAGAAGCGACTACAGAATGTTACCGTGATGGACGGGTTAGCCCAGCACATTCCACTGCCGGATGAATCCGTCGACTGCGTATTGGCTGCTCAGGTAGCACAACACTTC GCCTTTCATTG GTTCGCCAGCGTTCAGAGCCTTAGTGAGATCTGTCGTGTGCTTAAGCCGAGGGGTAGTCTGGGTCTTATCTGGAACGTGGAGGATTATAACTCTCCTCGGTCGTTTCAGGTGCAAACCAAGTGGGAGGAACAGCTCCGCGAGATCATATGGGCCCTTGACGACGGACAGCCGAGGTTAAAATCCGAGATGTGGCAATCCGCCTTCGACAGTTCAGTTGCCAAGCAGCTCTTCCGTTTACCATTGAACCTTGAGACTTGGAGGCTGTCCTAA
- a CDS encoding hypothetical protein (EggNog:ENOG503NYVA; COG:S) — protein MMLFFLKSLPLIEAWNASYITRLFQIVDELIYYAHEAEKRSTCSESPLAFALYEMDRVNKFSTARSMRDYWTPLRDMPRARGLDEYREGGNCTFGPGHRGSTHQVCQDKTRRRTRHSEKQVGKAFTGLCSPPKKGHSHDDVVPLGKR, from the coding sequence ATGATGCTCTTTTTTCTGAAGAGCCTACCCCTAATCGAAGCCTGGAACGCATCATACATTACACGACTCTTTCAAATCGTCGATGAGCTGATCTACTACGCTCACGAGGCTGAGAAGCGGAGCACCTGTTCAGAGTCACCTCTGGCCTTTGCCTTGTACGAAATGGACAGAGTTAACAAGTTTTCCACGGCGAGATCCATGCGAGACTACTGGACTCCCCTTCGAGACATGCCTCGAGCACGAGGTCTCGACGAGTACCGAGAGGGGGGAAACTGTACCTTTGGCCCTGGCCATAGAGGCTCGACTCACCAAGTATGTCAAGACAAAACTAGACGCCGAACCAGGCACTCTGAAAAGCAAGTCGGGAAGGCCTTTACTGGATTATGCTCTCCGCCCAAGAAGGGTCACTCCCATGACGATGTCGTCCCACTCGGTAAGAGATAA
- a CDS encoding hypothetical protein (COG:C; EggNog:ENOG503NUI7), with product MSDSKLFQPLKLTPSITLKHRIAMAPLTRFRSTDEHVPIVPLMKEYYSQRASAPSGTLLVTEGTFISPTAGGMNNVPGIWSKEQIAAWKEITDGVHDQGSFVYLQLWALGRAALGDVAKAEGFTVKAPSAIAIPDTDGVVTPEEMTIDDIKQKIAEYAQAAKNAIEAGFDGVEIHGANGYLVDQFIQDNSNQRTDEYGGSIENRSRFAVEVVDAVTAAVGEEKVGIRLSPWSVFQGMKMKNPVPQFSDVIRKINERHPNMSYLHLVETRIAGNRDEANDNDEERLDFALDIWKGPVLIAGGLTPETARKLVDEELKERDNVVTVFGRYFISTPDIVFRIREGIDLNQYDRSSFYIPKSPKGYIDQPFSKEFEKVYGQGIKAWN from the coding sequence ATGTCGGACTCAAAACTTTTCCAGCCGCTCAAgctcaccccctccatcaccctcaaacACCGTATCGCCATGGCGCCACTCACTCGCTTCCGATCCACTGACGAGCACGTTCCAATTGTTCCTCTCATGAAGGAATACTACTCACAGCGCGCCTCCGCTCCCAGTGGGACTCTTTTGGTAACAGAGGGtaccttcatctcccccaccgctGGTGGCATGAACAACGTCCCGGGTATTTGGTCGAAGGAGCAAATCGCTGCTTGGAAAGAGATCACAGACGGCGTCCATGACCAAGGCAGCTTTGTCTACCTCCAACTCTGGGCGCTTGGCCGTGCCGCCCTCGGTGACGTCGCCAAGGCGGAGGGCTTCACCGTCAAAGCACCCTCAGCCATTGCCATCCCAGATACCGACGGTGTTGTTACCCCAGAGGAGATGACAATCGACGATATCAAGCAGAAGATCGCCGAATACGCCCAAGCCGCCAAGAACGCTATTGAGGCCGGTTTTGACGGCGTTGAGATCCACGGTGCCAACGGGTACCTCGTTGATCAGTTCATCCAAGATAACTCCAACCAGCGTACCGACGAGTATGGTGGTAGCATCGAGAACCGCTCCCGCTTTgccgtcgaggttgttgacgCCGTTACTGCCGCcgttggagaggagaaggtcgGCATCAGACTCAGCCCTTGGAGCGTCTTCCAGGgcatgaagatgaagaaccCGGTTCCCCAATTCTCCGATGTCATCAGAAAGATCAACGAGAGACACCCCAACATGAGTTACCTCCACTTGGTGGAGACAAGAATTGCCGGCAACAGAGATGAGGCGAACGACAACGATGAAGAGAGATTAGACTTCGCGTTGGATATCTGGAAGGGGCCAGTTCTCATTGCTGGCGGGTTGACACCAGAGACTGCCAGGAAGCTGGTTGAcgaggagttgaaggagagggataATGTGGTGACGGTATTTGGCCGGTACTTCATCTCCACGCCAGACATCGTTTTCAGAATCCGGGAGGGTATCGATCTGAACCAGTATGACAGGTCGTCATTCTACATTCCCAAGAGCCCCAAGGGGTACATTGATCAGCCATTTAGcaaggagtttgagaaggtTTACGGCCAGGGGATCAAGGCTTGGAATTAG
- a CDS encoding hypothetical protein (EggNog:ENOG503NYVA; COG:S), which produces MVQSLLDRGANPNQQVHLNEGRTVWALFLVSCYESALRNEATKLLKEVWFRVCKLMIRYHANSTAWFDNNTSKPLTVEGILGEVFGQDKKTELLRLMEEARLQRKSGSWLSWIGL; this is translated from the exons ATGGTTCAATCACTCTTGGACAGAGGCGCAAATCCGAACCAGCAAGTTCATCTCAACGAAGGGAGGACTGTATGGGCGCTCTTCTTGGTGTCCTGCTATGAATCAGCCCTCAGGAACGAGGCTACCAAGTTGTTGAAGGAAGTATGGTTCCGTGTTTGCAAGTTGATGATACGGTATCATGCAAACTCTACGGCTTGGTTTGACAACAATACAAGCAAGCCACTGACTGTAGAGGGCATACTCGGG GAGGTGTTTGGACAGGACAAGAAAACAGAGCTGCTAAGGTTGATGGAAGAAGCAAGGTTGCAAAGAAAGAGTGGATCTTGGCTTTCGTGGATTGGTCTGTAA